A segment of the Sphingomonas kaistensis genome:
AGCGCCTTCACCGCTGCATCCTCTGCGTAAGGGACGAGCGCGTCGGCGACGGCGGTGTCGACATCTTCGGCAGGAACGACCGGCTCGATGTCGGGCAAATTTTTCAATTGGGTCACGCCACGCTCAACGGCGCGGCAGGTGACAATGTTGCACGGGTCTATCTGCGGCGCACCGCGCTTCGAACCATCGCTTCGTAGTCAGGCAGTGCTTGTGCGTAATAATGGGCGCGCGCGGCATCGAGCAGGACCAGGTACAGACGACCGTCGATCACCGCGCCGACCGCCCTGCCCTTGCGCCACACCTCGTCGCCGTCGAGATGCTCGAAATCGAACTGGAAGCCGTTGGTGCCGAGGAAGGTGCGCGGCGCAAGGCCCAGGGTCCTGAATTCGACCGATCCGCCCTCGACCCGGAACAACGTCTCGAGCAGGCTGGCGACTTCCGGCGCGGTCATGGTGGAGCGGAACCGCGGGACCTGGCGGTCGGCCTTATACTCCTGCCAGATCAGGCGCTTGTTGTCGGGCAGCCCGGTGACGAAGGTGACACCGTCGAGATAGGGTCCGTTGAGCGTCCAGTCCTCGACCCAGCGCACGTCGGTGAAGGACAGGCCGCCCTGCCGGTTCCATTCACGCGGTGAAGTCACGCTCATCGCGCCCGACCCGACATTGTAGACCTGGCCCGCCCGAACGAGGCCGTAGGGGCTGAGGCCGACCCCGCCTCCACCGACCGAACTGCAGGCCGCGAGGGACAGTGCAAGGGTGCCGCCGAGTGCGAGTTTGGTGATGCTCTTGCGCATGGAGGTCAGCCCTGGATCATCTGGCGCACGAACGGCGCATCGGGGGCGCCTGGCGCCATGGTGAGATAGCGCGACAAGGCGGTCCGCCCTTCCGCCACCCTGCCCTGCTTCATGAGCATGACGCCATGCCAGCGCCACGCGTCGGCCGGCGCGTCGGGATAGGTCACGGCCTGGGCATAATTGAGTGCCGCCGCCTGCTGGTTCTGCACGCCCTCGCGCAGGCGGTGAACCTCGCCCCGGTAAAAGAGCAAGGTTCCGTTCCAACCGTCGCGGGCGAGCGTCTCGACGATGTACTGGCTGGCGCCGGGATCGTTGAGCCGGACCTGGTCGTCAAACAGGCTGGCGCGGATCGGCGCCAACGCCTTGAGATAGCGATCGCGACCGCGGTCGTAGCTGCGGCCCGGCACGGTCAGTTCCTGCGCCGACAGGGCCAGATCCTTGAGCCGCTCGCGCGGGGCCGGATGGGTGGCGAACAGAGAATAGCCGCGATCGACCCGCTTGCGACGTTCCTTGGCCGACCATTCGAGCTCGGTGATCAGCTGATCCCAGGTCTCGGACATCGACAGCGGGGCATAGCCGGCGTCGGCGATAAGCTTGACCCCCAGCGCGTCGGACTCGGCCTCCAGCTGGCGGCTGTAGCGGAACAAGGTGAGGATGGTGCCGAGTTCGGCCAGCCGGACCAGGTCGCCGGTGTAGGTGCCGGTGACCCCGCCCGCCATTCCCGCCGCCATCGCCAGCCCGGCGAAGATGTTGGTCTTGCGCTTCATGTCGCGCCAGCTTCGGATCTGATGGCGAAGCAGGAAGTGGCTGCTTTCGTGGGCGATGACGCCGGCCAACTGCGCCTCGTCGCGCATGCGCAGAAGCAGGCCGGAGAAGAAGACGGTGAACCCGGTCGGGAACATCATCGCGTTGAATTCAGGCACCCGCGCGAGATAGATGCGCATGTCCTTGGCCGCCGGACCGCCGACCTTGCCGATCAGCCCCTGCAGATAGCTGTTGAGCGCCGGGTCGCGGATCAGGAGATTGGAGCCAGCGACCTCCTCCTCGACCCGCTCCATCTGCTGCCACAGGCCCTTCTCGTCGGTGTCGACGGGGCGATAGCCGGGACCGATCAGCGGCTTGAGGCTGTTGGGGCTGATCCGTGCGGAGCCGGGCGCCGCTACCAGTGCAGCGCCGGCCCCGGCCAGCATCGCGCGGCGCCTAAGCCCGCTCATCACTTCTTCTCCGGAGCGGTGCGAGCAGCGGCGCTTTGCGCCCGGCGCACGTCGCGGCCAGGCTTCATCCGGCCGAGCAGGCGGTCCACCAGCTGGGCCGCGCCCTCGGGTTTGCGGAGGTCGCCCATCTTGATCCCCGCCACCTGGGTTCCGGCCTGGACCACGTTGAACCACACCACCTCGCCGGTGCGCAGGTCGACCAGGCTGGCGTAGGCGCTCTGCCCTCCCCCGCCGATGTTGGGGGCGCAGAAACCGATAAAGCAGCCGGCGATGCCGACGACCTGCATCGCCACCCGTCCGCTGTCGGCGAAACTGTCCTCGGCATGCATGAACAGGGCGTAGTCATACCCCGTCGCCTGCCCGAGCCGGACCGCATCCGAACCGAGGGTGTAATCGAGACCGCGCCCGCGCTTGGTCGGCAGTTCGTAGCCGGCGAACTTGTGCAACGCGATCGAGCTTCCGACCGCATTGTGAAGGCGCTCTAGCTCGGCGACCGTGTCGGCCGACACGCCGGGAATCGAATCGCGGCGATCCATGATCGTCGTCTGACCGCCGCGGCCGGCCTGCTGGGCCCTCAGCGCGGTGACCAGATTGGCACGCGCCGCTTCGGTCCAGTCGGCGCGCGGCTCGGTCAGCCCGCCGGCCTTGACCGACCCGACCGTCACGTCGGGGCGCATCACCAGCAGCTTGTAATTGCCCTGCGGCGGCGTGAACTGGAGATCCGCGATCTGCCGGGTCTGGACGCAGGCCGACAGGCTGAGGGACAAGGCGCCGAGCGCCAGGACGGACCGCATTCGACTCATTCCCGCGAAACCTCTCCTCGGCTGCCCATCGGCAACGACGAAATGACCTATGTTTCAGATAGTTGAAGCGATTTTGCGCTAAGTCAATGGCACTTGCCGGGTGATGACCACCGTCCCGCCGGGGGACGCTTTGCCAATCCTCGCGACTTCCTTAAGGCGCCGCTAACCCTGTCTTTACGCGGCTTGGTATAGCTTGCTCCACTATGACGCGTTCTCAGATTTTCTGGGTACGCAGGGAGGGGACAAGAATGGCGCAATCGGGAGTGGTTCGGCAGATGGGTTCGGCGGTTGCCGAGGCTCATGCCGCCCGCCTCGGCGCAGCGGGGAGTTTCACCCACGCCCATGCCGCGGACCTCGCCGGGCCGCTCGCGCCCTATCGTGCCCGTGACCTCGACGATTTCGTGCATCTCCTGTGCGCGGTCTATGGCCGCCAGCCGACGGTGATCGAACTGGCGCTCGGAAGCGCGCCCGCGGCACCGGTCCGGGCCTGGCTCGAAAGCGCTTCGTCCGCCTTCGAGCGCGAGCGGCTGTACCTCGTCCGGCTGACTTCGGCCGTTGGCCCGATCCCGAGCACTCCGGGCGCGGCCGAGACCGAGGCGGCGCTGCTGGCCCAGCGCCATGCGCTGGAAACGCTCGCACGATCGGAACGCAGCGGCTGCGCGCTGGGCGCTGCGACCGCCCTGGTCGCCGACTGGGCGGCGCTTCGCCCCCTGCTCGACAAGGTCGCGGCGCGGGTAGGAGTGGAGGTGCCCCCTTGCGCCCTGCCCAGCGAGGCCAAGATCGCCGACGCGCTGGAATGCGGAGCGGCCACGGTCGCCGCGGAACGCGCGATCCGGTTCGGTGCGGAGCAATTGCTGCTCCAGCAGCGCGCCCTGTTCGACCTGCTCGAAGCCCGCAGCGAGGCGCGCGAGGACGTCTGAACGGTTCGGCGCATCGGCGCGAGAATCCCCTTGCCCGCCTGTGCCGGATAGGGGAATGATGAGCTAATCTTAACAAAGGTTAGTTTTCATGCGTCGATCACCTTTCCTCCTCGGCTTGCTGCTGCTGCCTGCCGCCCCTGCCCTCGCGCAGTCCGCGCCGGCGGCGCCCGCCATTCAACCCAAGGTCGAGGCGCCCGCCGAGAGGAAGATCTGCCGCCGCGAGGAAGGCGTCGGGTCGCGACTCAATCGCAAGGTCTGCCTGACCCGCGAACAATGGGCCGGCAGGGCAAGGGCGGAAGCAGCCGCCCGCGATCGCAACGGCGACCCGTCGGAGTCCGAGGACTAAGCCCGCGAGCCGACTTGCACGGGCCCCGGCGGCCTCATACTGCCGTCGCCATGCGCTTTTCCGGAACCTCCGACTATGTCGCGACCGATGACCTGCGGGTCGCGGTCAATGCGGCCGTCACCCTTCGCCGGCCACTGCTGGTCAAGGGTGAGCCCGGCACTGGCAAGACCGTGCTCGCCCACGAGATCGCCAAGGCGCTCGGCGCCCCGCTGATCGAGTGGCACGTCAAGTCGACGACCCGCGCCCACCAGGGCTTGTATGAATATGACGCGGTGGCCCGGCTGCGCGACGGCCAGCTCGGCGAGGAGCGGGTCCACGACATCCGCAACTACATCAAGCGCGGCAAATTGTGGGAAGCCTTCACCGCCCCCAAGCTGCCGGTGCTGCTGATCGACGAGATCGACAAGGCCGACATCGAGTTTCCGAACGACCTCCTGCAGGAGCTCGATCGGATGGAATTCCACGTCTACGAGACGGGCGAGACGGTGAAGGCCGTCGAACGGCCAATCGTGGTGATCACCTCGAACAACGAAAAGGAGCTGCCGGACGCCTTCCTGCGCCGCTGCTTCTTCCATTACATCGCCTTCCCCGACCGCGTGACGATGGAGCGGATCGTCGAGGTCCACTTCCCCGGCCTCAGCAAGATCCTGCTGGGCAAGGCGCTCGACCTGTTCTTCGACGTCCGCGACGTGCCGGGGATCAAGAAGAAGCCGTCGACCAGCGAATTGCTCGATTGGCTGAAGCTGCTGCTCCACGAGGACATGCCGCTCGAGGTGCTTCAGGATCGCGACCCGACCAAGGCCATTCCGCCGCTCCACGGTGCGCTGCTCAAGAACGAGCAGGACGTCATGCTGTTCGAGCGGCTCGCCTTCATGGCCCGCCGCAAGGGTTGAGTTCACCGCCCAGCCGGTTCGGATGGGTCCGCCTGCGGCTGGAGGCGGCCAGCGTCGGTTCGCGGCCCAGGCGGCTGTTGTTCGAGTTTCTGTTGTTCGGCCTCAAGCAGGGCTGGGCGTGCCTGTTCGGCGGCGCGATGCTGGCGCTGCTGCTTGCGACGCACCTGTTCTACCCGCCCGGCGCGCCCATCGCGCGCTACGACTTCCTGACGCTCTGCGGGTTGGCCATCCAGGCCGCGATGCTGGCGTTCCGCCTCGAAAGCTGGGGCGAAGCCAGGGTCATCCTCGCCTTTCACCTCGCCGGCACGGTGATGGAATTGTTCAAGACCGCACACGGCTCGTGGCTCTATCCGGAGCCGGCCCTGCTCAAGATCGGCGCGGTGCCGCTTTTTTCGGGATTCATGTACGCCGCGGTGGGAAGCTACATCGCCCGGATCTGGCGCATCTTCCACTTCCGGTTCGACCATTACCCACCACAATGGACTGCGGCGGTCCTTGCCGCCGTGATCTATGTGAACTTCTTCGCCCACCACTGGCTGCCCGACATCCGGATCGGCCTGTTTGCCGTGACCGCCGCACTTTTCTGGCGGACGAGGGTGAGGTTCACGGCCTACCGGCAGGAGCGGTCGATGCCGCTCCTTCTCGGCTGGGCGCTGGTCGCCCTGTTCATCTGGTTCGCCGAGAACATCGGCACCTTTTCCAACGCCTGGCTCTATCCCCAGCAGCGGTCGGGCTGGAGCATGGTCAGCCCGGCCAAGTTCGGAAGCTGGTACCTGCTGATGATCCTGTCGTTCGTGCTGGTCAGCAGCGTCCAGCGCAAGCGGCTCACTCTTCCCGGTACGCCAGCTCGAAATTACCCCAGCGGCGGCCGTTGACAAACAGCGGCACGAAGACGTTCTTCACCGGATAGGACTTGTCGCCCAGCTCCATGCGATAGGTCATCAGCATCGCCGGCTTGTCGCTTTCGATCGCGGCGCGGGTCTGTTCGTCCATGAAGATGCGGCGGTTGCGGCAGTTGGCGTCGTTCCACACCGGATCGGGCCCCGGCTCGTTGCACCGTTCCGACAGGTGCGTCGGAAGGAAGCCGTCGACATTGGTGATGGCGGACCCCAGGATCCGCGCATCCTTGAGCTTGTAGCGATCGAGCAGCGGACGGATGTGCTGGTCGGCAAAGTCGCAGAACTGGTTGTCGTACTGGACCGGGTTGCGACCGGGGATCGGCACATATTGGCGGTCGAAGATCTGGTCCATCGTGATGATACCTTCGCGCACGCCGCGCTCGGCCACCTCGGCGATCGCCCGCATGGCATCCTGGGCAAGGATGATCATCGGCGTGTCGTCGATCTCGGCGCCGCTGTTGGCAAGCGTGTCGAGCATGGTCGCCGACAGCATCTCCAGCTTGGCCAGGCGCTGCTGCGTGACGCCCAGCGCGCCGCCATTGTCGCGGGCATCCTCGGCGAAGTCGGTCAGGCTCGCCTTGACCCGGTCGACGCTGTTCTGGATCAGGCTGGTCGAATGGGCGATACCCTCGGTCTGGCGGTCGACCATGCCGACGATCTCGCTGACTTCGCGAACGGTTTCGTGGATCTGGCCGAAGCCCTTCTGCGCGGCTCGGCTGCGCTCGACGCCGGTCTTGATCTCGCTGGTGACGGCGCCTGCCTCGCGGGTCAATTCGCTGATCGTGAGGCCGATCTGGCTGGTCGCCGCGCGGGTGTCGTGGGCGAGCTTCTTCACCTCGGCCGCGACCACCGCGAAGCTGCGCCCGGCATCCCCTGCCCGCGCCGCCTCGATCGTGGCGTTGAGCGCCAGCATGTTGGTCTTGCGGGCGATCCCCTCGATCGTTGAGGAGACGCTCTGGACCTGGCTCATCGCGAGCGCGAAGCCGGCCATCCGGTCCCCCAGCTCGACCACCAGTTCGGTCAGCCCCTTGAAGCCGGCGATGGTCTGTTCGATCGCCTCGCGGCCGGCTTCCAGCTTGGCCTTGGCCTGCTCTGAAAGGAGGCGCGCTTCATCGGTCGAATCCGACACGCGGGCCTGGTCGGCCAGCAGGCGGGTGGTGACTTCCTCCAGCCCGTCGAGCGTCTTGAGGTGGGCCCCGATGCTCTTGGACACGTCACTGACATAGCCGGCAACGTCCGAGCATTCGATCGACAGCGAACCGCAGCTGCGCGCCACGGTACGGATCGCGTCTTCGGTAACCTGTTCCAGACCCGCGGTAGCCATGCATTCTCCGAACGTGAGACTTCGTCCGCATCGGAAGTAGGCGAGAGGCTTTACCGTTCAGTTAACCAGTGCCGGAAGGAACAAGGGGTCCCCGCCGCCTGGCAGGAACCCCTCGAACGTCATCAGTCGGTCCTGACGGGTGTCAGGCCGCCGACTGCACGTAGACGAGCCACATCTGGGCGATCGCGGCACGCTGGCCCTTCACCGCGTTGAGGGCGGCGGTGGCACCGGCCTTGTCGCCCGAGCGGGCCAGCGCGATGCCGAGGCGAAGGTTGGCGAGATCGGCGCCTGCTCCACCCTTGGCCGCGTCGGCACGATAGGCGGCGGCGGCCTTCGCATAGTCGCCGCGACCGAGGTAGACGTCGCCATTGGGGGCGCTCTTGTCGCCGGCGCTGCGGGTGACCGCGCTGCTGTAAAGGTCGCGCCACATCGGCTTGCTCTTGTCCAGCTTGCCGGCCGCGAACGCCTCGTCGAGCACGGCCTTGGCCTCGGCGGGGAGACCGCGGGTCATCAGCGCGTCGACATAGGGGTAATAGTCGCCCTCGCCTTCAAGGCTGCTGGTCGCACGTTGGAGCCGGAACAGGTCGACCTTGTCGGGGGCGGCAAAGGCGCTCGACTGCTCGGTGACCTTGATCGCCGTCCGCCACGTCTTGGCAGACGGAGCCGCCTTGAGCTGGGCAACCGCGAGATCGCGGGCGACCGGCAGCTTGGCGGTATAGGCGATCCCGAACATCTGATCGGCCACGTTCTGGTCGTAGGGCTTGCCGGCGGCTGCCCACAGCGCTTGCGCCTTCTGGATCGAGGCAACGGCTTCGGCCGGACGCTTCTGACGGTTCAGGCTGAGGCCGTAGATGTAATGCGCTTCGCCGTCGTTCGGGTTCAGCTGGACGGCCTGCTGCGCGCGGGTCGTGGACAGCGCCGCCATGGCAGGGTCGGTCGCGCCCTTGTTGAAGCTGAGTTTGGCCGACAGGAGGGTCAGGTTGGCGAGCTCGTCGCCAGTCGCGATGCCGGTCCCGATGACACCTTCGATCCCGGTCAACAGCGCGTCATTGTTCTTGGCTGCGGCCAGCGAAGCGAGCTGGAGCCGGTAGGCGAAATAGCGATCGGTCGGGGTCTTGGCTGCGGCAACCGCAGCAGCGCCGAGCGCCGGAATGTCGGCGGTACGCTTTTCCTTGGTGGCCTTCTCCAGCGCGGCCAGCGCAGGCTGGGCTTCCTTGGAGACCGTCACCTTCGGTGCGGCGGCAGGCTTCTGCGCGGTGGCCACGGTCGGGGCGGCCACGGCGGTCATCAGAAGGGCGGCGATCAGCGCCCGGGACTTGGTCGACATCAAGAAGCTACTCCCTGGTTTCGAAATGCAAGCAACTGGCCGTCCTGTAGACGCCTGCCGCTGCGCTCGCCAGCCTCAAGCCGATTCTGCGTGAACCTTGATTGAACCGTTGCTTTTGAAGGAGTTAGCAGCCGGTATGGACGGATGCCCCTGCGCTTTGCTAGCCGCCCTCCCCTGTGATCATCCTCCTTTCCCCCGCCAAGACCCTCGATTTCGCCACTCCCTTCGAGGAGGAGGCGACCACGCCGCGCTTTGAACGCGAGGCGGCCAGCATCGCGCGCGCTGCCGCGAAGCTCGGTCCGGCCGACCTGGCGGGGCTGATGCACATCTCCGACAAGCTCGCAGAGCTCAACGCCACGCGCTTCAAGACCTTCCGCAAGGCCGAGCAGCGGCCCGCGATCCGCGCCTTCGCCGGCGACGTCTATCGCGGCTTCGACGCGGCCAGCGCGGACGAGGAAACGATCGCCTTTGCGCAGGACCACCTGCGAATCCTGTCAGGGCTCTACGGCGTGCTCCGCCCGCTCGATGCGATGCGGCCCTATCGGCTGGAAATGGGCACCGGCTGGAGCCCGAGCGGCGGCAAGCTGGTCGAGCATTGGGGCCGCAAGGTCGCCCGCGCGGTGCTGGATGACCTCAAGAGCGATTGCTCGGGCCTGCTGATGAACCTTGCCAGCAACGAATATTTTGCCGTGGTGCAGCCCTTCCTGCCCCGGAAGGGCGTGACCCTGGTCAGCCCCGACTTTCGGGTCCGGACCGCCAAGGGTCTGCAGTTCCAGAGCTTCACCGCCAAGGTCGCCCGCGGCACCATGGCCCGCTGGCTGTGCGAGGAAAGGATCGCCGACCGCGAGGCGGTGGAGGGCTTCAACCGCGACGGCTGGAAGCATGCTGCGGAAGGCAGCACGGCGGCGCGTCCGCTGTTTGTCCGCGACTAGGGCGGCGCGCGAGGAAACCCTCGCGCGTACACGCGCGCGCTGCTAGGCAGTTGCATACAACGATAAACACAAGCCTGAGGTTGTTTCTTGGCCACTGAAGCCCCGGCGGGCACCCCGCCTTCGAGCGACGCGATTCTGCCCATCTCCATCGTCGAGGAGATGAAGACCAGCTATCTCGACTATGCGATGAGCGTCATCGTCAGCCGCGCGCTGCCCGACGTGCGCGACGGGCTGAAGCCGGTCCACCGGCGCATCCTTTATTCGGCCAGCGAGAACGGATTCGTCTACAACCGGCCCTACCGCAAGTCGGCCCGCATCGTCGGCGACGTGATCGGTAAATACCACCCGCACGGCGACACCGCGATCTACGACGCGCTGGCCCGGATGACCCAGGACTGGTCGATGCGGGTGCCGCTGATCGACGGCCAGGGCAACTTCGGCTCGATGGATCCCGATCCGCCCGCCGCCATGCGCTACACCGAGGCGCGGCTGGCCAAGGTCGCGGGCTTCCTGCTCGACGACCTCGACAAGGACACGGTCAACTTCCAGCCCAACTACGACGCGTCCGAGCGCGAGCCGCAGGTCCTTCCGGCGCGCTTTCCCAACCTGCTGGTCAACGGCGCCGGCGGGATCGCGGTCGGCATGGCAACCAATATTCCGCCCCACAACCTCGGCGAAGTGATCAACGCCTGCCGCGCCTACATCGACGATCCCGCGGTGACGTCCGAGCAGTTGATGGAGCATGTGAAGGGGCCCGACTTCCCGACCGGTGCCATCATCCTCGGCACCGCCGGGATCCGCTCGGCCTACACCGCCGGGCGCGGCTCGGTGGTGGTGCGCTCGCGCTACAAGATCGAGGAAGGCCGGGGCGATCGCAAGTCGATCGTGCTCACCGAAATCCCCTACCAGCAAGGCAAGAATGCGCTGGTCGAGAAGATCGCCGAAGCCGCCAAGGAAAAGCGGATCGAGGGCGTATCCGACATCCGCGACGAATCGAACCGCGAGGGCGTCCGGGTCGTCATCGAACTGAAGCGCGACGCGACCCCCGAAGTGGTGCTGAACCAGCTCTGGCGGCATACCCCGGCGCAGGGCTCCTTCCCCTGCAACATGCTGGCGATCCGCGGCGGCCGGCCCGAAACGCTGGCGCTGCGCGACATCATCGAGAGCTTCATCAAGTTCCGCGAGGAAGTCATCACCCGCCGCTCGAAGTTCGAGCTGATGAAGGCGCGCGACCGGGCCCACATCCTGCTCGGGCTGGTGGTTGCAGTCACTAACCTCGACGAGGTGGTGCGGATCATCCGCGGCTCCGCTTCTCCCGCCGAGGCGCGCGAGGCGCTGCTTTCGCGCGACTGGCCGGGCGACGAGATCCGCCCCTACATCCGTCTGGTCGAAGCGGTCGAGGCCCATGCGGTCGGCGCCGACTATCGCCTCAGCGAAACGCAGGTGAAGGCGATCCTCGACCTGCGCCTCCATCGCCTCACCGCGCTCGGCCGTGACGAGATCGGCAACGAGCTCGAGGGGCTGGCGACGATCATCACCGACCTTCTCGAGATTCTCGGCAACCGCGTCCGCCTCTACGAGGTGATGCGCGAGGAGCTGGACGAGGTCGACCGCGAATTCTCCACCCCGCGCAAGACTGAGCTGGCGGCGGCGTTCGACGGGATCGACGACGAGGATCTGATCGAGCGTGAGGACATGGTCGTGACGGTGACCATGACCGGCTACATCAAGCGCACCGCTTTGTCGGTGTTCCGCGAGCAGAAGCGCGGCGGCAAGGGCCGTTCCGGCATCGCCACCAAGGACGAGGATGCGGTCACCAACCTGTTCGTGACATCGACCCACAATCCGGTGCTGTTCTTCTCCAACCTCGGCCGGGTCTACCGGATGAAGGTATGGCGCCTGCCCGAGGGCGGACCGACCGCCAAGGGCCGGCCGATGATCAACCTCCTGCCGTTGCAGGCAGGCGAGGTGATCACCACCGTCCTGCCGCTGCCCGAGGACGAGGAAAGCTGGGGCGCGCTGCACCTGATGTTCGCCACCGCCCATGGCGCGGTCCGCCGCAACAGCATGGACGCGTTCAAGAACATCCCCACCGCCGGCAAGATCGCGATGAAGTTCGGGATCGCCGACGAGGGCGAGGAAGAGGATGCGACCGACCGCCTGGTCGGCGTCGCATTGTGCAGCGAAGGGGACGACGTCCTGCTTGCCACCCGCAACGGCAAGGCGATCCGCTTCATGTCGACCGCGATCCGCGAATTCCAGTCGCGTTCGTCGACCGGCGTACGCGGAGTCCGGCTGCTCGGGGACGACGAGGTCATGTCGATGTCGATCCTGCGCCGCGTCGGCACCGAAGCGGAAGAGCGCGAAGCCTATCTGCGCAGCCCGCGCTGGCGCGACAACATCGGCGCCGAAGGGCTCGACGAGGAGCGCTACAACTTCATCGCCGACAATGAGCAGTTCATCCTGACCGTCACCGAAAACGGCTTCGGCAAGCGTACCAGCGCCTACGAATATCGCCGTACCGGCCGCGGTGGGCAGGGTATCACCAACATCGACACTTCGGAACGCAACGGCCAGGTTGTGGCGAGCTTCCCGGTCAAGCCGGGCGAGCAGATCATGCTTGCGACCGATCAGGGCAAGATGATCCGCACCACCGTCGGATCGATCCGGATTGCCGGCCGCAACACGCAGGGCGTGATGATCTTCCGCGTCGGTTCGGCCGAGCATGTGGTCTCGGTCGCGCGCATCGACGAGGAAGACGAGGTCGAGGTCGAAGTCGCCGACGGTGAGATCGCGCCCGACGATGGCGCCAGCACCGGCGAGCAGGAGCTCGACAAGCCGGTCGACCCGGGCATCCGCGAGGAGTGATCGAAGGGGAGCGCTGGCCGGTCACGGCACGCGCTCCCTGTTTCACCGCCCGCACGTCACGGCTTGCCCCGGAACGAGGCTCGACGCCGTGGTTTGGCACTGATCTCGCAACCCTCCTTGGGCCCGTCCGTTCTCTTCCATACTCACATGGAGGAGCCCTTAAATGCCCATTCCCAATCGTGCGCTGGTTTTGGTGGTCGACGGCCGCAAGATGCTGTTCTTCCGCAATGAAGGCGACACGAACCAGATCGATCTTCGCACCGAGGCGCATGAAGAGCGCGACGATGCCAATCATGACGGCGATCTGAAGACCGATGCGCCCGGCACCTCGCACAGCAGCGTCGGATCGGCTCGATCCAGCATGGAAGAAACCGACTTCAAGCAGCAGGAGGAGGATAATTGGGTCAAGGACGTGGCCGAGAAGCTGCGCCTCCGCGCGCTTCGCGGTGACTTCGACCACCTCTGCATCGTCGCCCCGCCCAAGGCCCTCGGCGTGCTCCGCAAGGAATTGCACAAGGAAGTCGAGAAGCGCGTGGTCTGCACCATCAACAAGGAAATGAGCGGCCGCCCGATCCCCGATATCGAGGCGCTGATCGTCAACCATACCAAGGCGGAAGAGCCCGCCGACGTCTGACTGGC
Coding sequences within it:
- the gyrA gene encoding DNA gyrase subunit A yields the protein MKTSYLDYAMSVIVSRALPDVRDGLKPVHRRILYSASENGFVYNRPYRKSARIVGDVIGKYHPHGDTAIYDALARMTQDWSMRVPLIDGQGNFGSMDPDPPAAMRYTEARLAKVAGFLLDDLDKDTVNFQPNYDASEREPQVLPARFPNLLVNGAGGIAVGMATNIPPHNLGEVINACRAYIDDPAVTSEQLMEHVKGPDFPTGAIILGTAGIRSAYTAGRGSVVVRSRYKIEEGRGDRKSIVLTEIPYQQGKNALVEKIAEAAKEKRIEGVSDIRDESNREGVRVVIELKRDATPEVVLNQLWRHTPAQGSFPCNMLAIRGGRPETLALRDIIESFIKFREEVITRRSKFELMKARDRAHILLGLVVAVTNLDEVVRIIRGSASPAEAREALLSRDWPGDEIRPYIRLVEAVEAHAVGADYRLSETQVKAILDLRLHRLTALGRDEIGNELEGLATIITDLLEILGNRVRLYEVMREELDEVDREFSTPRKTELAAAFDGIDDEDLIEREDMVVTVTMTGYIKRTALSVFREQKRGGKGRSGIATKDEDAVTNLFVTSTHNPVLFFSNLGRVYRMKVWRLPEGGPTAKGRPMINLLPLQAGEVITTVLPLPEDEESWGALHLMFATAHGAVRRNSMDAFKNIPTAGKIAMKFGIADEGEEEDATDRLVGVALCSEGDDVLLATRNGKAIRFMSTAIREFQSRSSTGVRGVRLLGDDEVMSMSILRRVGTEAEEREAYLRSPRWRDNIGAEGLDEERYNFIADNEQFILTVTENGFGKRTSAYEYRRTGRGGQGITNIDTSERNGQVVASFPVKPGEQIMLATDQGKMIRTTVGSIRIAGRNTQGVMIFRVGSAEHVVSVARIDEEDEVEVEVADGEIAPDDGASTGEQELDKPVDPGIREE
- a CDS encoding methyl-accepting chemotaxis protein → MATAGLEQVTEDAIRTVARSCGSLSIECSDVAGYVSDVSKSIGAHLKTLDGLEEVTTRLLADQARVSDSTDEARLLSEQAKAKLEAGREAIEQTIAGFKGLTELVVELGDRMAGFALAMSQVQSVSSTIEGIARKTNMLALNATIEAARAGDAGRSFAVVAAEVKKLAHDTRAATSQIGLTISELTREAGAVTSEIKTGVERSRAAQKGFGQIHETVREVSEIVGMVDRQTEGIAHSTSLIQNSVDRVKASLTDFAEDARDNGGALGVTQQRLAKLEMLSATMLDTLANSGAEIDDTPMIILAQDAMRAIAEVAERGVREGIITMDQIFDRQYVPIPGRNPVQYDNQFCDFADQHIRPLLDRYKLKDARILGSAITNVDGFLPTHLSERCNEPGPDPVWNDANCRNRRIFMDEQTRAAIESDKPAMLMTYRMELGDKSYPVKNVFVPLFVNGRRWGNFELAYREE
- a CDS encoding peroxide stress protein YaaA, which encodes MIILLSPAKTLDFATPFEEEATTPRFEREAASIARAAAKLGPADLAGLMHISDKLAELNATRFKTFRKAEQRPAIRAFAGDVYRGFDAASADEETIAFAQDHLRILSGLYGVLRPLDAMRPYRLEMGTGWSPSGGKLVEHWGRKVARAVLDDLKSDCSGLLMNLASNEYFAVVQPFLPRKGVTLVSPDFRVRTAKGLQFQSFTAKVARGTMARWLCEERIADREAVEGFNRDGWKHAAEGSTAARPLFVRD
- a CDS encoding DUF6975 family protein, producing the protein MAQSGVVRQMGSAVAEAHAARLGAAGSFTHAHAADLAGPLAPYRARDLDDFVHLLCAVYGRQPTVIELALGSAPAAPVRAWLESASSAFERERLYLVRLTSAVGPIPSTPGAAETEAALLAQRHALETLARSERSGCALGAATALVADWAALRPLLDKVAARVGVEVPPCALPSEAKIADALECGAATVAAERAIRFGAEQLLLQQRALFDLLEARSEAREDV
- a CDS encoding AAA family ATPase, with the protein product MRFSGTSDYVATDDLRVAVNAAVTLRRPLLVKGEPGTGKTVLAHEIAKALGAPLIEWHVKSTTRAHQGLYEYDAVARLRDGQLGEERVHDIRNYIKRGKLWEAFTAPKLPVLLIDEIDKADIEFPNDLLQELDRMEFHVYETGETVKAVERPIVVITSNNEKELPDAFLRRCFFHYIAFPDRVTMERIVEVHFPGLSKILLGKALDLFFDVRDVPGIKKKPSTSELLDWLKLLLHEDMPLEVLQDRDPTKAIPPLHGALLKNEQDVMLFERLAFMARRKG
- a CDS encoding DUF817 domain-containing protein: MSSPPSRFGWVRLRLEAASVGSRPRRLLFEFLLFGLKQGWACLFGGAMLALLLATHLFYPPGAPIARYDFLTLCGLAIQAAMLAFRLESWGEARVILAFHLAGTVMELFKTAHGSWLYPEPALLKIGAVPLFSGFMYAAVGSYIARIWRIFHFRFDHYPPQWTAAVLAAVIYVNFFAHHWLPDIRIGLFAVTAALFWRTRVRFTAYRQERSMPLLLGWALVALFIWFAENIGTFSNAWLYPQQRSGWSMVSPAKFGSWYLLMILSFVLVSSVQRKRLTLPGTPARNYPSGGR
- a CDS encoding M48 family metallopeptidase, whose product is MSGLRRRAMLAGAGAALVAAPGSARISPNSLKPLIGPGYRPVDTDEKGLWQQMERVEEEVAGSNLLIRDPALNSYLQGLIGKVGGPAAKDMRIYLARVPEFNAMMFPTGFTVFFSGLLLRMRDEAQLAGVIAHESSHFLLRHQIRSWRDMKRKTNIFAGLAMAAGMAGGVTGTYTGDLVRLAELGTILTLFRYSRQLEAESDALGVKLIADAGYAPLSMSETWDQLITELEWSAKERRKRVDRGYSLFATHPAPRERLKDLALSAQELTVPGRSYDRGRDRYLKALAPIRASLFDDQVRLNDPGASQYIVETLARDGWNGTLLFYRGEVHRLREGVQNQQAAALNYAQAVTYPDAPADAWRWHGVMLMKQGRVAEGRTALSRYLTMAPGAPDAPFVRQMIQG